A stretch of DNA from Solenopsis invicta isolate M01_SB chromosome 5, UNIL_Sinv_3.0, whole genome shotgun sequence:
TCATGATAGTTTACtgttgataattattttcaccTATTGTTGTGCTTCTCACAGGCAGTTGGTTTTATGCCAAGATTGGTCTCCCGGCCGGAGTCCTCTCTTTGTTCCCAGATCTGTCGGGAGAGAAGAGGACGAAAACTCCTGGTTGAAGAGTTGAGATCGTCTGAAAACTTGCCACTGCCATGGGATCCCCCGTCAGGATTCAATTACAGAGGAAGCGAAATACTGGTACTGACTGAGACTCCTTTGTAGTCTGATtcatagaagaagaagaagaagaagaagaagaagacggaTAACGCGCACGCCTGTCCTCACCGAGGACAGGTTCTCCTTCCACACCGCGAATGTGCGCTGCCGGGCGTGGAACTGCTGCACCTCCTATATTTTGAGTCTGATGTATGTtgattcaacattaatttaatattcattttacattaCTTACtcatttaacataataatttttaaaaatatttaatatttatttaatgttaattatttatttagaataaaaatttaaaataaaccaataacaaattttcatatttaatttattgtatattatatcaattttttttctgttatgttcttaaatatttaaatgaataacagaaaaattgttCCAAATTGTATCAAATTATATCACATATGtacaatcaataaaaaaaaaactaactttatatttatttgtaaaaaaaaaatatatgcttatGATTCATCTTTTCAACAACATATATTGAAGTAATTTATCagtgatataaatatatgtattaaggTACAAGGTGGTCACGAATAATTATTCATAGGTAGTTGTTCCTATGCACGCAGAAATTAGCAACGTCAGCAGTGGTTTTAGTTTGAATAGGTAGCCGTTTAGAAACTTccgaaaaaatttctcgaatacttttttattttaaataatatttttattgtatttaacattaaaaacaattttttataatattaaaataaacattttttaaataaaaaaatttggaactGAATTCCGTTTGAGGATCCGAAATTATCTATACCTATTTTGGAGGTCATTTTAGAAGTTTTTTTCATAAGGGTACGATCAATAATCTTAATTGACTCGTTTGTGATTAATAAAGTCTTAtggtaaatatattaatgattatctgtaattatcatttattgCGCACTGTCAACCGCGCCTGACGCGTATTTGCCGCATTACATTCCGTTATATTGACAATAATCGTAAATCTCAGCTGACGCACTGTGTCGTACATCCAggctgtttacaaaaatgcttggcatTCATAAATCGTACACTCTTTCTCttctaaatatttcgaatatattcAACTTCTCAATTTTTGCACCTATTTATAGTCTTCTTCTTGATCTTCTGgcgtatcaattaaaaaaaaaaatgttcaaattctATACATTACGTACTGAGATGTACATACGTATTAGGGtgagtcaaatgaaaacgagacagactgtatacGTTCCGTTATACAGTCTCGTTTTCATTTAACTCACactaataattgaaaatggtcGGGGTGTGACAAATCGAATCCAATATAGTGTATCAACTGAGACCGGTTAAATAAAGGTCGTTTCTTATGGAACAAGCTgtatattacattgtaatattaattataaatgtattattattcgTAAAATACATGTAGTTTTTCAAGCATCTTCAGCATATACAACGTTTAATTGTCTGCGCAACTCATCTTCCAGTTTCGCCAATAATAAAGATGTTTCGTGCGATACCTTTGGACTTTCTGTTAAACCTacgaaattaaacaaaatatcttgcaatacgatccatgattttacgatttataaaaaataatattgttttttatatgaaaatatattttcttttacaatcttttttcttttgcataggtcaatttttaacttacaaagaaaaagttaataaataatttaacatataaataaaatattaaattcattttatgaTCTATTGTagtcattttgttatttgaagtaacttaattttataaaaaataaaaataactttatataaataatactattcaaaatcaaattcaatttaatcttaatgtaacttttaacgtaactaaattgaTTTTAGGAATCATTAAAAAagtaagttaatttaaaaaaatattttgagtaaggttttgaaaataatatattacgaaATCACAAAAATGTCTTTCTGAGCTAACGCTGTTGATCATGCGTATATTTCTTATGTGTgttttataatctttaatacatgtataacaattaaaatagtGGTAGAAATTGACCAGATGAAAAATGGTTACTTGGAACTGGCACACATGTTTATAGGGGACAATGGATGACAAAACACATTGCACATTGTACTTTATGTTCACTTCATGCTGAAGAAGACTTTAACAAGGATTGGAACATTTGCGATACATCCTAATTGTTAAGTATGTACTGAAGATTGTGAAACACACATAAGAAATTTGTGCATAATCAGTAGTATTGgctaataaaagaatttttgtaattttttaatttaataaattaatgttaatttttaaaaagaactatttaatagataaagttaaaaattaattcatttaaaattattcaagttaagttaaaagttattaattttttaaaatcattgaaCTTTTAGTTATTATCCAATCATGttagtattattataaatttagttgAGATACTTTCAGATTAAGACAGTTTTACCTTTCAGAATGCAGTCGCGAGCTTCGGCAGCTTCATATGATAGCCCTGCAgaatttataaagttaatttcgTGCTTCAATTTCGGCAGCGATACCTTCACCGTGCCGGTCGGTAGCTCCACCTTCGTCGGGCACCAAAATTCCGGTAATTTTACGATACCCTTAGTACCGCAGATGAACGCCTCATTCGGCAAGTTTACAAGCGCACTAGTCATGATGGTTGCGGTGCGACTTCCCTTATAAGTCAATGTAGCCGACATGGACATGTCGACGCCGTTCTTATTTAGGAACCCGGACGCCTTAATGCTTTCCGGCATCTCATTGTTATAGATTAAGCAGGCAAATTGCAAACAGTAAATGCCAAGATCCAGAATTGTGCCGCCACCCAATTCTTTCAAgctataatgtaaaaaattagaaattaattaaaactactTTACCTCTTTTAGACATTAAacaactaataaatattacgaaCGCCATCCGATCTAGGTCAGGAAATTCGAAACCGAAGGAGACAATCACTTGATGAATATCGCCTATGTTGCCAGACGCGATTTCCTTCCGAATAACGTCGTACACGGGAAAACAGCGGCTCCACACCGCTTCCATCAGAAACAAGTTTTTACTCTTCGCGTAATTAATCAGCTCAGTGGTCTGTTTCAAGTTCATTGTCAGTGGCTTCTCGCACAAAACGTGCTTGCCATGCTTCAGCATCAACATCGCGATGTTGAAGTGTTGAGGATGAATTGCACCGATATACACGATGTCTTGAAACACAACAGACAAAACATAATAGAtacaaatatgataaatttagcTAACAATAACAACATTACATTTCTTTCGAGCATCACttctttgatataaaataagattgatgaTTTGGatcaagtaatattaaaatataataattgagtATCTAGATACTTGCTCTATCTGAAATATACTCGGGCACTCAGACCGTATTACATGGATTATATCTATATTAcctgtattattaattttgatgtaaCTCTACTCGTATTATCCATATGgtctaacaaattattttcagatctatgtATAACCAAATTTTTAgttactttagcaaaattgttctttccatgcatattttaaatattttactatatgtaaaaaaattataatgaaaaaatataattaaaaataaatacaaatcttatatctttatatatttaaaaaaatattatgtgtatGTTATAGAGCGTGAGTCTAATTTATCGATAGATTAATTGCATTATGATGTAACTTTTTGCAAAGCTgcattaatgcaatttaaaaggTGGTAAATTCTTTAACTTATAAAATCTGAGAAGTTTAAGATAtgtttcctaaatttttatcaatttaaaatataaaaaaattcttaaaaaacgacattataagaatttttattcaagcGGACTCAATCATACTGATCGCATACCAATATTTTTGTCTGTGGCCAATTTCGCATAATCGTCGTAGGCTGTTTTGATCTCGTGCAATTTCGCGAAAGCTTCCGCACGCGACAATTGCCGTGCTGCGATGGCGATCACATCATGCTCATCCGCTGGTAAGGATCGCAGTGCCGTCACGAAATCGTGTGAAATCTTTCCCGCGCTGACAATACCCCATCGCAGAATGGTCATCTAAATTAATCGAAGAACATATTAGCAGAAAGAAAAAGGGAAAATTCGACAAAAACCACTTTTCTTAGTTTCGGCCAAATTCGAAACCTAAAccgaaatatttatgaaaaatatgaaaatcctAGAAAGggatatattcatatattaatgAACGTTGCAATCATAGTGTAAGAAACATATTCGATgagctttgtacgatttttttttttcattgagttATTGAgcattgaagcaaaaatgattccttttttcaatgttgaataaattggtgtataaaaattgtacaacgctcaacaagtaaaTTACAGATAAAGATTTACGCTTTCAAatactgtaaactgcatttgtgtgcgatttttatttcatgctgTACAACTTGGCAaagtttttataagattttgacatttgtcgaattttttttacgaactttgcaaagctctacgacctgaaataaaaattctacaaaaattcGGTTTATAGCATATGAaaacgtgaatctttacctttaatttgcgtttatgttgagcgttgtacaatttttattcactgaattattcaacattgaagcaaaaaaggccatttttgcttcaatgctgcttaactcagtgaaaaaaaattgtacaacgttcaacaaaaacgcaaattaaaggtaaagattcacgctttcgaatgctgtaaaccgcatttgcaggcaatttttattttgcgtcgtggagctttgcaaagtttgtaaaaaatttagagatttgaTGCCATTTGAATCCAtataacttcgtaaacaatctgtaaattgcTAAATggcttatcaatctcaaaactagatatttcaagctttaaaatgctttttataaaatttttttacgattatttttgacaaagttacactctcttgaattacgcctatttttggAGTCAGAATATTAGGTGATCCCCAGGTGTAAAAGTATGAAACTGGAATTTTCCTGTAGATGGTGCTAGTCATTAGTTTAGGGATCGTAAGACCGCTTCTCCCTCCAACAGCTGACGAAGATTTTCAACACACAACAACCCAAGTTCCATACACcggtatatttttctataatcttaaacatatgtcgagttttgtgcctacGAACTACAATTTGCGGACAGCATTGATTTTCTGTTATCACTTGAAGAAAACTCCTCGCAGAATCGCATCGAATGCTTGTCGAAGCTTACGGTGAACATGCTCTTAATAAAACACAGTGTTTCGAGtggttcaaaaaattcaaaagtggtgattttgacGTGAGAAACGAAGAGCGTGGGAAACCATGCGAAAAAGTTCGCAGACAACAAATTGCAAGCCTTATTGGATGAAGATGATACTCAAATTCAACAAGAACTCGCGGATCAATTGAATGTAACGCAGAAAGCCGTCTCCATTCGTTTGAAAGCTATGGGAAAGATTCAGAAAGTGGGAAAATGGGTTCTGCATGAACTGAATGAAAGACAgcaagaaaatcgaaaaaccacttgtgaaatgctgcttgaaAGATACAAAAGAAAGTCATTTCTCCATCGAATCGTGAcaggtgatgaaaaatggatatatTTTGAGAATCCTAAGCGTCGTAAATCATGGGTGAATCCAGGCGAACCATTGACATCCACTACAAGACCAAATCACTTTGGAAAGAAAACAATGCTCTGTGTTTGGTGAGATCAGAAAGGTGTAATATTATGAGTTACTAAAACCTGGTAAAACCGTTAACACTGATCGCTACCAACAGCAAATGATCGATTTAAATCGAGCATTACGTGAAAAACGACCGAAATATGGAAAAAAGCAGCACAAAGTCATTTTGCTCCATGATAATGCCTCATTATACACAGCAAAACGGATCAGGGAAACAATTGAGGCGTTCAGTTGGGAAATACTAGCGCATACGGCTTATTCTCCAGACTTGGCTCCGTCCGATTATCATTTATTCGCATCACTGGAACACGCTCTCGCTGAACAACGCTTCAATTCGTATGAAAATGTACGAAAATGGCTCGATAACTGGTTCGCTTCAAAAGAAGAACTGTTTTTTTGGTGTGACATTCATAAACTGCCGGAGAGGtgggaaaaatgtataaatagtaatagagattattttgaataaaatattttttatcatttttaaacaacagacgtgtaatttttacaaaaaaatttcagtttCATACTTGATAGATTGAAATAAAcagaaatgaattcattttgacattttcaaattCGCGCTTCATTTTTCGAAtccattaaaattcaaaaataataaatataaatacatccaaattcaacataaaatgAATAGCTCGTTACGTATTTCAATTCAtatgaattcaaaataatataatggggaCATGAATCcatcacaaattaaaataaatagcaattttcaattcatttaaatttatttttatttgctggaCATACATTAGACTAATAGAGATCCATAAGTATACAATTATTCAGAAAAAATTGtgattacatataaatatggaTAATGCGCACTTGGGTGTAATCTATACAGAAGTCActtcaattacaataaatatgtataatgttcTATATTtcattatgaatatttatacatatttctacACAATTATAGATATAGTGctgtataattgtattaaattctgCATaccatacataaaaaattttttaccgagTTACATGTTAAGCATTTACTTTGTTCTCTTTTGATGTACTATCATAAAACTTACATCACATATTTCTCTCACATTTACAAAGTAATTTGTTTTTACGAGCGGATATTGCTGTGTGATTATTAAAACTGATGTTAAAGAATTGAGAAGCAGACTTTCAAAATggcttttattcaaaattttcagaaaatgaaAAAGGGCCTAAGCAGAATagttgacttataattttaagacaagttttacGACTTAAATCTTTGTCGAATCTTTAGTAACACACAATAACTGTCTTAACTGTGTCTCAAATCTTAAGTTACGAGCAAAATCTCCTTTTAGTTTAAGACTTGAGATATAAGATagttattgtgcgttactaAAAGACAAAAACTTGAgtcgtaaaattataaatcaaccATTCTGCTTAGGCCCAAAGAAAACCCCATAAAACCacgagttttataaaaaataacaatatgcCTATCAGTAGAGTGTAgaatgttaaaaagaaaataatgcgacacgtcaaaaattaatttccaaatttttcaaaaaattgtttaaaataaaattttgaacaaaacaCTTTTGAAAGCTCCTCAATTTtccatgatatatttttattatctttatatgtatttttaataatcgtcatattttttatgtcaaaGAAACAATCGAATATTCTatacataatttgatataaaattataaatagaattctgtctTAAAGTCTATCGCGAATTATAGATCATGTAAGGTGGGCTTAAGATTAAAATGATATCaagattatttatttcagaTATCTAGAAATAAAAGATTTGTTCATGTTGCATGTTTCATTCAACATGTACTCCATATTCACTTTAATGCGCTCCAATACCGCATACGTATTGGAGAACGTTGAATTGAGTAGAAATATAGGcgagtttttttatttcatcaattgATCAATCGCGTGAAAGCTGCATTTACGATTGATTAatcgatgaaataaaaaattcatctttatGTTAGAGCATGACGCAAAGAAACTTACCCACCAAACACAACGTTacacgtaaatgttagttgtaatttcccactcaacaatataactgttatataacaagtgtgttatataacagttacattgttaagtgggaaattacaactaacatttacgttacatgtaatgtggtgtttgctgggtagagatatcaaaatttaaagatttttaaaacaggctttttgttaatgttttatatcttcGTGACAAATATATACCCAGATAGCtaaataattgcaagttgtcgACTTGTCACAAATATTCTCATAGTTGTCAGCAAATAAAGCAACAGAAGGAAGTATCCTCTTATCATTACATTCTtagcaatagtttttaaaatataatttaccgGCAAGTTCCTAATAACTTATCAGCATTATAACTTATCACaagttataaatgggaattgttgcttactgattgttataaacaattttcaaatcaaaatataGTAATGGGAAGTTCTAAACAACTGCAATATACTTATCACAgattgacttcaataatttttctacatttgttCGATaaacaataaaactcagcatattgatgttgaattgactaaaacattttcatcgcattaaataaaaggtaacgtaatagcaattaacgaataatttaatttgtgcaaTGACTTGCTTTAGATTGAGTTATCATGTTTTGCTATCtggataaatattttgtgactcttttttaatattccatacagcacagaagactgcagaaatattgttccaacattgctgcaacattgtaatattgctgcaacgttgtaatattgctgcagcgttgcaacaatattgttgcaagttttgtgctgtTTGGGATATTACAAAAAAGGTAAATTTTtggtattatattaaatgtattatgtaAGTTATAATATTACCAGCTCGCcgaaattaattctattttttcattgtttctttaTCGAGCGCGTTCGATTCATTTTGGCTGTTGGCGACTTAAGCGACATATGAAGCGATAACTCCAGCACTTCACGACATAATCCCGGTGCGTTGCACTTGATACGCACAATTTGCGCACGATATTTATACTTACGAGCATATAAGTTTGcccttatttaatatttaataaataacaaagacAAAATAATTTGAAGGCTATTGTAAACGTTGATGCAACGCACGCCTGGAAATCTAATTGTAGATGTGTTGACAACATCAGCAAGTTAAAAGAAagctcataatttttataaacttagaAAAAAGACTCTTAactaaaatatgcaatattgaatgatattaacaaaatacaaaaaatttttccaaaaataataaacttgtaAAGTATTTGAATGAACCAATATTCAAATAATCTGGAACGCTTAATTGTcttaaatgttctaaataattgTTCTTAACTTGTcctaaatattgtttataaaataatgcaaaaaaagttATCTTGACGATTATATGTtttgtagaaaattttaaaaacaagatcatcaaaatataaactcTAACCTAGCTATTAGTGTTACAGAACAAACTTGtcgttttttaacattaaatttttataataactttccttataaatatcttaatgtatttaaagattaaatcgaTACTTCCTTCGACATCGTTAATTCGACATGTAAAGGAATTATGTACTTACATTGCAGAACTGCAAATAAATGTTCACCAACGTTTATCACGACGTCCTGGAGTATACTAACCAGCATCAACCATTTCGCACGTCGCTTATATGTCAGCTATCGCATACACATACACCGACTTTCATTCGACCTTGAAATGTGATACATTGCATagatagtaattaaaaatatttactttatcaCATACTTGGTTCTTTCCATGCACATTTTTCTAAGTTacaattatatcattgttattacaatttgttATCTACGATCATACGGAGCAcccaaaattttacaattacttatttatagagtaacaatttttattattttacaaattaatcgGAATTGAATGtttacacgtaaaatataaataatttacattacgtatataaaatgtaaattaaaaatttgttttacctGTCATCTGTATAAACAATATAACATgtagatgaaaaaaattcaaatctgaaatagtaaaaattatattccatttatttttaatatcttgtttactttattagtcaaaaatcatattaataattttataacttactttttttgttatgttaTTATCAAACTTATATTGTCTATATAAAAGATTCGTGTAATCCTTAcataacaatacataaataaaatatataatacataatcttgaaatttacacCACaactctaaaattataatattttgtatttatgtacaCAATATAAGAGATTCAGAAGAACAAAATAATCAACATCGACAAGTGTGGACAtgtttctaaaagaaaatataaatctagtatatgtaaacatacatatatatatatatgcatataaatatttaatgcatatttaaatttgcatatatacatatatacaaaaatttttattttcttaaattaaatctaaCTAAAGCATAGTTAAGTGAACATTTTTACAAtcttaaatatctattttatgtaaaaaataatttaggtaGCACATTTGGTGGTGAACATAGTCATATCTCTCAACggaagtattttacataaagctCGTCCACGTAACAATCCTTGAGGTACTGGTCCATACATCCGTGAGTCTGTAGAATTATTTCTGTTATCGCCTTCCAGCCAAACATGTCCATAAGGTATCTGCAGAAAATGCAATTAATCTATTAAATTTCAGAAAACTCCTACATgcttttctgttttaaatcACTGAAATTTGAGGAAACTAAATAGGTCCCCTAAAACTTGATAGGTTAATTGGTATAGTCTATCAATGTTTTTCTATCAGGGTTAggtaataactaaaaaatttgaacaataaagtgaaaaagttgataatttttaatttaacttagttaatttcaaatgaattaatttttaactttgattctTCATTACTAAAACAAATAAACTTATCACATTTCTTttctaagtttaaaatttaaaagagatctatataaaaaagaaagaagtaaaaataaaaacatagaaaaaatacattttcatataaaaaaatatttctttgttatcaaacttaatttacaaataaaattttcaatatttttgatgatccatattataattggtATGTAAAGttgtattactttaaaaaaatgcaacattctaaattaatataaataatacttttcaaaaatattaatcataaatctttaatttaatatatcataaattttaaatgaattaacttttgtttatgtaacttaacgtaattaatttcattagatactaactttatcttaatttaatttagttaaaaacatatatatatatatatatacatatacatatatatgtatatatatagttaaCTTAGCCAACCCTGTGTTTTGCAATTTGTAAACCAGATTAATAAAAGGAATAGGATAAATGTAAAATGATTTGTTCATAGACAAAGAATTATCAAAACATATTCTGGCAATTTACCGTTGTTACAGTGAAATCATTTCTTATTTTGTCGCCAGGCAAG
This window harbors:
- the LOC105208047 gene encoding trans-1,2-dihydrobenzene-1,2-diol dehydrogenase, coding for MTILRWGIVSAGKISHDFVTALRSLPADEHDVIAIAARQLSRAEAFAKLHEIKTAYDDYAKLATDKNIDIVYIGAIHPQHFNIAMLMLKHGKHVLCEKPLTMNLKQTTELINYAKSKNLFLMEAVWSRCFPVYDVIRKEIASGNIGDIHQVIVSFGFEFPDLDRMALKELGGGTILDLGIYCLQFACLIYNNEMPESIKASGFLNKNGVDMSMSATLTYKGSRTATIMTSALVNLPNEAFICGTKGIVKLPEFWCPTKVELPTGTVKVSLPKLKHEINFINSAGLSYEAAEARDCILKGLTESPKVSHETSLLLAKLEDELRRQLNVVYAEDA